One window from the genome of Cardiocondyla obscurior isolate alpha-2009 linkage group LG04, Cobs3.1, whole genome shotgun sequence encodes:
- the LOC139101803 gene encoding persulfide dioxygenase ETHE1, mitochondrial, whose translation MIRNICRAALRTATRGNGTLARPTMPDVLTERVPFTKDFLFRQLFDPISSTYTYLLADVNNKEAILIDPVIEWVDRDKTIVEELGLKLKYALNTHMHADHITGTGHLKHLLPDCKSMISRTSGAKADIFLEPYDQVQFGRHQLRVLPTPGHTEGCVTYVCDEQGIAFTGDALLIRGCGRTDFQGGSATILYKSVHEKIFTLPRNYRLYPAHDYNGRTVTTVAEEKALNPRLSKSQEEFVQIMNNLNLPYPKMIDKAVPANKVCGLYELREEKGEQ comes from the exons ATGATCCGCAATATTTGTCGCGCTGCGTTACGGACGGCCACGCGAGGGAACGGGACGCTCGCGAGACCGACCATGCCGGACGTTTTGACGGAGCGGGTGCCCTTTACGAAGGATTTCCTGTTTCGCCAG CTCTTCGACCCGATATCCAGTACGTACACGTATCTGCTCGCCGATGTCAATAATAAGGAAGCGATTTTGATCGATCCGGTCATCGAATGGGTGGACCGTGACAAAACAATCGTCGAAGAGCTCGGATTAAAGTTGAAATACGCCC TGAACACGCACATGCACGCGGATCACATCACCGGGACAGGCCACCTGAAGCATCTGTTGCCCGACTGCAAATCCATGATATCGCGTACCAGCGGCGCTAAAGCGGACATATTTCTCGAGCCCTACGATCAGGTCCAATTCGGCAGGCATCAGCTAAGAGTGCTGCCCACCCCAGGTCACACCGAAG GTTGCGTCACGTACGTTTGCGATGAGCAGGGAATCGCGTTCACGGGCGATGCTCTCTTGATACGAGGATGCGGCAGAACTGATTTTCAG GGGGGATCCGCCACGATCCTGTACAAATCCGTCCACGAGAAGATCTTCACGCTGCCGCGAAATTACCGGTTATACCCGGCGCACGATTACAACGGCAGAACCGTCACCACCGTGGCCGAGGAGAAAGCCCTTAATCCTCGACTGTCCAAGTCGCAGGAGGAGTTCGTCCAAATTATGAACAACCTCAACCTGCCTTATCCCAAGATGATCG
- the LOC139101809 gene encoding small ribosomal subunit protein eS19, which yields MVSCTLKDVDQQKFVKAFAAFLKKTGKMRVPEWVDIVKTAKFKELAPYDPDWYYIRCAALVRHIYIRSPIGVGAVTKIFGGRKRNGTHPSHFCRSAGSVARKALQSLEQLKLIEKAPLGGRKLTSQGRRDLDRIAAQVKAKSKKQQKLQEATILTT from the exons ATGGTATCTTGTACGCTAAAAGACGTTGATCAGCAAAAATTCGTGAAGGCCTTCGCAGCCTTCCTGAAAAA AACTGGCAAGATGCGCGTGCCAGAGTGGGTGGATATTGTGAAGACGGCAAAATTCAAGGAACTGGCACCCTATGATCCAGATTGGTATTACATCAGGTGCGCAGCCCTTGTGCGTCACATTTATATTCGTAGCCCGATTGGAGTTGGCGCGGTCACCAAGATCTTTGGTGGACGTAAACGCAATGGAACGCATCCTAGCCACTTTTGCCGATCGGCGGGCAGCGTCGCGCGCAAAGCGCTTCAGAGTTTAGAACAGCTGAAGCTGATCGAGAAAGCACCTCTTGGAGGACGCAAGCTGACCAGCCAAGGACGCCGGGACTTGGATCGCATTGCTGCGCAAGTTAAAGCTAAGAGCAAAAAGCAGCAGAAACTTCAAGAAGCTACTATTCTCACgacttaa
- the Asap gene encoding arfGAP with SH3 domain, ANK repeat and PH domain-containing protein isoform X1, producing MPGLIAVSEFVEETREDYNSPTTSTFVSRMPQCRQTITSLEETLDFDRDGLTKLKKAIKAIHISGNAHVDNEVYLGRALERLGDAALKEQEPDIGAAFLKFAVVTKELSALMKTLMQNINNIVMFPLDSVLKGDLRGVKGDLKRPFEKAWKDYEAKYAKIEKEKKQHAKEAGLIRTEVTPAEIADEMEKERRLFQLQMCEYLIKVNEIKTKKGIELLQHLVEYYHAQTNYFQDGLKTIEHFGSYVADLSVKLQKIRQTQDEERRRLTELRSLLRSSGCDKELNANANAGYSLHQLQGDKQHGVTRSGHLLKKSEGKMRRVWQKRRCAVQAEGYLDICHADENKPPTRVNLLTCQIKLVPDDKRGFDLISYNRTYHFQAEDEADQRAWMSVLVNCKERALLRAFDASGKAEAGTGNPSLVELQQAVIRCVMRLPGNDQCCDCSSQNDATWLSTNFGIIVCIECSGIHRDLGVHISRIQSLTLDNVGTAQLLLARHMTNQAFNEVMEATLRHNLKPSPTSTMEERYEFIRAKYVDKRYVMNTCADERDLLSDLEHAVNNRDLQQLLQVYAENVDLAAPLPTSDVNETALHLAILREMGSSLHIVDFLVQNMPSGGIDKTTIDGETALHLSARHDRAEAMKLLLRAGADPSQRNKQDKTPLDIAQEMGHHTCKELLSHALQRQKTLFDNVNIDWNLSHDEGSTDFSDDETIIEDRNGCLTPEKKSRSRPPSYAGGGGTGSGDSPVTLRSRSSTCDSLQSGSSPSASTNRQQMPPPPPPQGRKPVAVPTPMAPDISMNIHGSLKKRVAPPPPPGGNSSVLPSSHYGTLPTSATLATSTHSRTTSEPILAGYTLHTLPHTLNTLNSQHHKRSPSGDSSTGHGMDKMNSSTLQRPRNPPPPAPSGVTTRLSNGRSSESLSSMCSDHGLSNPIPPPRKRRDRSRLESYAEEPSSLLPNLNLPTSSTLSGLRRCRALYDCEADNEDELSFREGEVIIVTNEQTDDDNWMEGALERAPERRGMFPISFVHMLQD from the exons ATGCCGGGCCTGATCGCCGTGAGCGAATTCGTCGAGGAGACGAGGGAGGACTACAACTCGCCCACCACGTCCACGTTCGTCTCGCGGATGCCACAGTGCAGGCAGACCATCACGTCCCTCGAAGAG ACATTGGACTTCGATAGGGATGGCCTCACGAAGCTGAAGAAAGCTATCAAAGCTATACATATCTCCGGAAACG CTCATGTGGACAACGAGGTGTACTTAGGAAGAGCCCTGGAGAGACTCGGCGACGCCGCTCTGAAGGAGCAGGAGCCGGACATAGGTGCGGCGTTTCTGAAATTCGCGGTGGTCACGAAAGAATTGAGCGCCCTCATGAAGACCCTG ATGCAGAACATCAACAACATCGTGATGTTCCCGTTGGACTCGGTGCTGAAGGGTGACCTGAGGGGCGTTAAGGGCGACTTGAAGAGGCCCTTCGAGAAGGCGTGGAAGGACTACGAGGCGAAGTACGCGAAAATCGAAAAGGAGAAGAAGCAGCACGCGAAGGAGGCCGGTTTGATTCGCACCGAGGTCACACCCGCCGAGATCGCGGACGAGATGGAGAAGGAGCGACGGCTGTTTCAGTTGCAAATGTGCGAG TATCTGATCAAAGTGAACGAGATCAAAACGAAGAAGGGTATCGAGTTGTTGCAGCATCTAGTCGAATATTATCACGCACAAACGAA TTACTTTCAGGACGGCTTGAAGACCATCGAGCACTTCGGCTCGTACGTGGCCGACCTGAGCGTAAAGTTGCAAAAAATCAGACAGACGCAGGACGAGGAGCGGAGACGACTAACGGAACTCAGGAGCCTTCTTAGAAGCTCCGGATGTGACAAAGAA CtgaacgcgaacgcgaacgcggGGTATTCGCTGCACCAGCTGCAGGGCGACAAGCAGCACGGCGTCACGCGCTCCGGTCACCTGCTGAAGAAGAGCGAGGGCAAGATGCGGCGGGTCTGGCAGAAGAGGAGGTGCGCCGTGCAGGCGGAGGGCTATCTCGATATCTGCCACGCGGACGAGAACAAGCCGCCCACCAGGGTGAACCTATTGACCTGCCAGATTAAGTTGGTACCGGACGACAAGCGGGGCTTCGATCTCATAAGCT ACAATAGAACGTACCACTTCCAAGCGGAGGACGAGGCGGATCAGCGCGCGTGGATGTCGGTTCTCGTAAACTGCAAGGAACGCGCCCTGCTACGAGCGTTCGACGCGAGCGGCAAGGCGGAGGCCGGCACCGGCAATCCCAGCCTCGTGGAATTGCAACAGGCAGTTATACGATGCGTTATGCGACTACCCGGAAACGATCAGTGCTGTGATTGCTCCTCGCAGAACG ACGCCACGTGGCTGTCGACGAACTTCGGTATAATAGTCTGCATAGAGTGCAGTGGCATCCACCGGGACTTGGGCGTGCACATATCGCGAATACAATCCTTGACGCTGGATAACGTCGGCACCGCTCAGTTATTGCTAGCAAGGCACATGACGAATCAGGCGTTCAATGAAGTGATGGAAGCGACACTGCGACACAATCTCAAGCCGTCACCGACGTCGACGAT GGAAGAAAGGTACGAGTTTATACGCGCCAAATACGTGGACAAGAGATACGTTATGAATACGTGCGCGGATGAGCGCGATCTCCTTTCCGATCTGGAGCACGCCGTTAACAATCGCGACCTGCAGCAGCTTCTGCAGGTTTACGCCGAAAACGTGGACCTGGCCGCGCCCCTACCGACATCG GACGTAAATGAAACTGCGTTACACTTGGCTATTTTACGCGAAATGGGTAGTAGCCTGCACATCGTGGACTTTCTGGTACAAAATATGCCGAGCGGCGGTATCGACAAGACGACTATTGACGGGGAAACTGCACTACATCTTTCCGCGCGGCACGACAGAGCGGAAGCGATGAAGCTGCTTCTACGAGCGGGCGCGGACCCTTCGCAACGAAACAAGCAGGATAAGACACCACTAGATATTGCACAGGAAATGGGACATCACACTTGTAAAGAATTG CTGAGCCACGCTCTTCAGAGGCAAAAAACTTTATTCGACAACGTTAATATCGACTGGAATCTTTCTCACGACGAGGGTTCCACGGACTTCTCCGACGACGAAACGATAATAGAAGATAGA aatgGATGTCTGACGCCTGAGAAAAAGTCACGTAGCAGGCCACCGTCGTACGCCGGAGGTGGCGGGACGGGATCGGGCGACTCACCTGTGACATTGCGCAGTCGAAGCAGCACTTGCGACAGCTTGCAAAGCGGATCATCCCCGAGCGCTTCGACGAACCGTCAACAAATGCctccgccaccaccgccgcaAGGAAGAAAACCTGTAGCTG TGCCCACTCCCATGGCGCCAGACATCTCAATGAACATCCACGGCTCGTTAAAGAAGCGGgtcgcgccgccgccgccgcccggagGAAATTCCAGCGTTCTGCCGTCGTCGCACTACGGTACGCTACCTACGTCGGCCACGTTGGCTACGTCGACGCACAGTCGTACGACCAGCGAGCCAATTTTAGCCGGCTACACTTTACACACTCTACCGCATACGTTGAATACACTAAATAGCCAACATCATAAGAGATCACCGAGTGGCGACTCGTCAACCGGACACG GTATGGACAAAATGAACAGCTCGACGCTGCAAAGGCCCCGAAACCCACCGCCCCCGGCTCCATCCGGTGTCACGACTAGGCTAAGCAACGGACGCAGCAGCGAATCCCTGAGTTCTATGTGTTCGGATCATGGTCTTAGCAACCCTATTCCGCCGCCGCGAAAG CGAAGGGACCGGTCCAGGCTAGAGAGCTACGCCGAGGAGCCTTCATCTTTGCTCCCAAATCTGAATCTG CCGACGTCGTCGACTTTGAGCGGACTACGACGCTGCCGAGCCCTGTACGATTGCGAGGCCGACAACGAGGACGAGCTGTCGTTTCGCGAGGGTGAGGTCATCATCGTAACGAACGAACAAACCGACGACGACAACTGGATGGAAGGCGCCCTGGAAAGGGCGCCGGAACGCCGGGGCATGTTCCCTATCAGCTTCGTACACATGCTGCAAGATTAA
- the Asap gene encoding arfGAP with SH3 domain, ANK repeat and PH domain-containing protein isoform X2 — MPGLIAVSEFVEETREDYNSPTTSTFVSRMPQCRQTITSLEETLDFDRDGLTKLKKAIKAIHISGNAHVDNEVYLGRALERLGDAALKEQEPDIGAAFLKFAVVTKELSALMKTLMQNINNIVMFPLDSVLKGDLRGVKGDLKRPFEKAWKDYEAKYAKIEKEKKQHAKEAGLIRTEVTPAEIADEMEKERRLFQLQMCEYLIKVNEIKTKKGIELLQHLVEYYHAQTNYFQDGLKTIEHFGSYVADLSVKLQKIRQTQDEERRRLTELRSLLRSSGCDKELNANANAGYSLHQLQGDKQHGVTRSGHLLKKSEGKMRRVWQKRRCAVQAEGYLDICHADENKPPTRVNLLTCQIKLVPDDKRGFDLISYNRTYHFQAEDEADQRAWMSVLVNCKERALLRAFDASGKAEAGTGNPSLVELQQAVIRCVMRLPGNDQCCDCSSQNDATWLSTNFGIIVCIECSGIHRDLGVHISRIQSLTLDNVGTAQLLLARHMTNQAFNEVMEATLRHNLKPSPTSTMEERYEFIRAKYVDKRYVMNTCADERDLLSDLEHAVNNRDLQQLLQVYAENVDLAAPLPTSDVNETALHLAILREMGSSLHIVDFLVQNMPSGGIDKTTIDGETALHLSARHDRAEAMKLLLRAGADPSQRNKQDKTPLDIAQEMGHHTCKELLSHALQRQKTLFDNVNIDWNLSHDEGSTDFSDDETIIEDRNGCLTPEKKSRSRPPSYAGGGGTGSGDSPVTLRSRSSTCDSLQSGSSPSASTNRQQMPPPPPPQGRKPVAVPTPMAPDISMNIHGSLKKRVAPPPPPGGNSSVLPSSHYGTLPTSATLATSTHSRTTSEPILAGYTLHTLPHTLNTLNSQHHKRSPSGDSSTGHGMDKMNSSTLQRPRNPPPPAPSGVTTRLSNGRSSESLSSMCSDHGLSNPIPPPRKPTSSTLSGLRRCRALYDCEADNEDELSFREGEVIIVTNEQTDDDNWMEGALERAPERRGMFPISFVHMLQD, encoded by the exons ATGCCGGGCCTGATCGCCGTGAGCGAATTCGTCGAGGAGACGAGGGAGGACTACAACTCGCCCACCACGTCCACGTTCGTCTCGCGGATGCCACAGTGCAGGCAGACCATCACGTCCCTCGAAGAG ACATTGGACTTCGATAGGGATGGCCTCACGAAGCTGAAGAAAGCTATCAAAGCTATACATATCTCCGGAAACG CTCATGTGGACAACGAGGTGTACTTAGGAAGAGCCCTGGAGAGACTCGGCGACGCCGCTCTGAAGGAGCAGGAGCCGGACATAGGTGCGGCGTTTCTGAAATTCGCGGTGGTCACGAAAGAATTGAGCGCCCTCATGAAGACCCTG ATGCAGAACATCAACAACATCGTGATGTTCCCGTTGGACTCGGTGCTGAAGGGTGACCTGAGGGGCGTTAAGGGCGACTTGAAGAGGCCCTTCGAGAAGGCGTGGAAGGACTACGAGGCGAAGTACGCGAAAATCGAAAAGGAGAAGAAGCAGCACGCGAAGGAGGCCGGTTTGATTCGCACCGAGGTCACACCCGCCGAGATCGCGGACGAGATGGAGAAGGAGCGACGGCTGTTTCAGTTGCAAATGTGCGAG TATCTGATCAAAGTGAACGAGATCAAAACGAAGAAGGGTATCGAGTTGTTGCAGCATCTAGTCGAATATTATCACGCACAAACGAA TTACTTTCAGGACGGCTTGAAGACCATCGAGCACTTCGGCTCGTACGTGGCCGACCTGAGCGTAAAGTTGCAAAAAATCAGACAGACGCAGGACGAGGAGCGGAGACGACTAACGGAACTCAGGAGCCTTCTTAGAAGCTCCGGATGTGACAAAGAA CtgaacgcgaacgcgaacgcggGGTATTCGCTGCACCAGCTGCAGGGCGACAAGCAGCACGGCGTCACGCGCTCCGGTCACCTGCTGAAGAAGAGCGAGGGCAAGATGCGGCGGGTCTGGCAGAAGAGGAGGTGCGCCGTGCAGGCGGAGGGCTATCTCGATATCTGCCACGCGGACGAGAACAAGCCGCCCACCAGGGTGAACCTATTGACCTGCCAGATTAAGTTGGTACCGGACGACAAGCGGGGCTTCGATCTCATAAGCT ACAATAGAACGTACCACTTCCAAGCGGAGGACGAGGCGGATCAGCGCGCGTGGATGTCGGTTCTCGTAAACTGCAAGGAACGCGCCCTGCTACGAGCGTTCGACGCGAGCGGCAAGGCGGAGGCCGGCACCGGCAATCCCAGCCTCGTGGAATTGCAACAGGCAGTTATACGATGCGTTATGCGACTACCCGGAAACGATCAGTGCTGTGATTGCTCCTCGCAGAACG ACGCCACGTGGCTGTCGACGAACTTCGGTATAATAGTCTGCATAGAGTGCAGTGGCATCCACCGGGACTTGGGCGTGCACATATCGCGAATACAATCCTTGACGCTGGATAACGTCGGCACCGCTCAGTTATTGCTAGCAAGGCACATGACGAATCAGGCGTTCAATGAAGTGATGGAAGCGACACTGCGACACAATCTCAAGCCGTCACCGACGTCGACGAT GGAAGAAAGGTACGAGTTTATACGCGCCAAATACGTGGACAAGAGATACGTTATGAATACGTGCGCGGATGAGCGCGATCTCCTTTCCGATCTGGAGCACGCCGTTAACAATCGCGACCTGCAGCAGCTTCTGCAGGTTTACGCCGAAAACGTGGACCTGGCCGCGCCCCTACCGACATCG GACGTAAATGAAACTGCGTTACACTTGGCTATTTTACGCGAAATGGGTAGTAGCCTGCACATCGTGGACTTTCTGGTACAAAATATGCCGAGCGGCGGTATCGACAAGACGACTATTGACGGGGAAACTGCACTACATCTTTCCGCGCGGCACGACAGAGCGGAAGCGATGAAGCTGCTTCTACGAGCGGGCGCGGACCCTTCGCAACGAAACAAGCAGGATAAGACACCACTAGATATTGCACAGGAAATGGGACATCACACTTGTAAAGAATTG CTGAGCCACGCTCTTCAGAGGCAAAAAACTTTATTCGACAACGTTAATATCGACTGGAATCTTTCTCACGACGAGGGTTCCACGGACTTCTCCGACGACGAAACGATAATAGAAGATAGA aatgGATGTCTGACGCCTGAGAAAAAGTCACGTAGCAGGCCACCGTCGTACGCCGGAGGTGGCGGGACGGGATCGGGCGACTCACCTGTGACATTGCGCAGTCGAAGCAGCACTTGCGACAGCTTGCAAAGCGGATCATCCCCGAGCGCTTCGACGAACCGTCAACAAATGCctccgccaccaccgccgcaAGGAAGAAAACCTGTAGCTG TGCCCACTCCCATGGCGCCAGACATCTCAATGAACATCCACGGCTCGTTAAAGAAGCGGgtcgcgccgccgccgccgcccggagGAAATTCCAGCGTTCTGCCGTCGTCGCACTACGGTACGCTACCTACGTCGGCCACGTTGGCTACGTCGACGCACAGTCGTACGACCAGCGAGCCAATTTTAGCCGGCTACACTTTACACACTCTACCGCATACGTTGAATACACTAAATAGCCAACATCATAAGAGATCACCGAGTGGCGACTCGTCAACCGGACACG GTATGGACAAAATGAACAGCTCGACGCTGCAAAGGCCCCGAAACCCACCGCCCCCGGCTCCATCCGGTGTCACGACTAGGCTAAGCAACGGACGCAGCAGCGAATCCCTGAGTTCTATGTGTTCGGATCATGGTCTTAGCAACCCTATTCCGCCGCCGCGAAAG CCGACGTCGTCGACTTTGAGCGGACTACGACGCTGCCGAGCCCTGTACGATTGCGAGGCCGACAACGAGGACGAGCTGTCGTTTCGCGAGGGTGAGGTCATCATCGTAACGAACGAACAAACCGACGACGACAACTGGATGGAAGGCGCCCTGGAAAGGGCGCCGGAACGCCGGGGCATGTTCCCTATCAGCTTCGTACACATGCTGCAAGATTAA
- the Asap gene encoding arfGAP with SH3 domain, ANK repeat and PH domain-containing protein isoform X3, producing MPGLIAVSEFVEETREDYNSPTTSTFVSRMPQCRQTITSLEETLDFDRDGLTKLKKAIKAIHISGNAHVDNEVYLGRALERLGDAALKEQEPDIGAAFLKFAVVTKELSALMKTLMQNINNIVMFPLDSVLKGDLRGVKGDLKRPFEKAWKDYEAKYAKIEKEKKQHAKEAGLIRTEVTPAEIADEMEKERRLFQLQMCEYLIKVNEIKTKKGIELLQHLVEYYHAQTNYFQDGLKTIEHFGSYVADLSVKLQKIRQTQDEERRRLTELRSLLRSSGCDKELNANANAGYSLHQLQGDKQHGVTRSGHLLKKSEGKMRRVWQKRRCAVQAEGYLDICHADENKPPTRVNLLTCQIKLVPDDKRGFDLISYNRTYHFQAEDEADQRAWMSVLVNCKERALLRAFDASGKAEAGTGNPSLVELQQAVIRCVMRLPGNDQCCDCSSQNDATWLSTNFGIIVCIECSGIHRDLGVHISRIQSLTLDNVGTAQLLLARHMTNQAFNEVMEATLRHNLKPSPTSTMEERYEFIRAKYVDKRYVMNTCADERDLLSDLEHAVNNRDLQQLLQVYAENVDLAAPLPTSDVNETALHLAILREMGSSLHIVDFLVQNMPSGGIDKTTIDGETALHLSARHDRAEAMKLLLRAGADPSQRNKQDKTPLDIAQEMGHHTCKELLSHALQRQKTLFDNVNIDWNLSHDEGSTDFSDDETIIEDRNGCLTPEKKSRSRPPSYAGGGGTGSGDSPVTLRSRSSTCDSLQSGSSPSASTNRQQMPPPPPPQGRKPVAVPTPMAPDISMNIHGSLKKRVAPPPPPGGNSSVLPSSHYGMDKMNSSTLQRPRNPPPPAPSGVTTRLSNGRSSESLSSMCSDHGLSNPIPPPRKRRDRSRLESYAEEPSSLLPNLNLPTSSTLSGLRRCRALYDCEADNEDELSFREGEVIIVTNEQTDDDNWMEGALERAPERRGMFPISFVHMLQD from the exons ATGCCGGGCCTGATCGCCGTGAGCGAATTCGTCGAGGAGACGAGGGAGGACTACAACTCGCCCACCACGTCCACGTTCGTCTCGCGGATGCCACAGTGCAGGCAGACCATCACGTCCCTCGAAGAG ACATTGGACTTCGATAGGGATGGCCTCACGAAGCTGAAGAAAGCTATCAAAGCTATACATATCTCCGGAAACG CTCATGTGGACAACGAGGTGTACTTAGGAAGAGCCCTGGAGAGACTCGGCGACGCCGCTCTGAAGGAGCAGGAGCCGGACATAGGTGCGGCGTTTCTGAAATTCGCGGTGGTCACGAAAGAATTGAGCGCCCTCATGAAGACCCTG ATGCAGAACATCAACAACATCGTGATGTTCCCGTTGGACTCGGTGCTGAAGGGTGACCTGAGGGGCGTTAAGGGCGACTTGAAGAGGCCCTTCGAGAAGGCGTGGAAGGACTACGAGGCGAAGTACGCGAAAATCGAAAAGGAGAAGAAGCAGCACGCGAAGGAGGCCGGTTTGATTCGCACCGAGGTCACACCCGCCGAGATCGCGGACGAGATGGAGAAGGAGCGACGGCTGTTTCAGTTGCAAATGTGCGAG TATCTGATCAAAGTGAACGAGATCAAAACGAAGAAGGGTATCGAGTTGTTGCAGCATCTAGTCGAATATTATCACGCACAAACGAA TTACTTTCAGGACGGCTTGAAGACCATCGAGCACTTCGGCTCGTACGTGGCCGACCTGAGCGTAAAGTTGCAAAAAATCAGACAGACGCAGGACGAGGAGCGGAGACGACTAACGGAACTCAGGAGCCTTCTTAGAAGCTCCGGATGTGACAAAGAA CtgaacgcgaacgcgaacgcggGGTATTCGCTGCACCAGCTGCAGGGCGACAAGCAGCACGGCGTCACGCGCTCCGGTCACCTGCTGAAGAAGAGCGAGGGCAAGATGCGGCGGGTCTGGCAGAAGAGGAGGTGCGCCGTGCAGGCGGAGGGCTATCTCGATATCTGCCACGCGGACGAGAACAAGCCGCCCACCAGGGTGAACCTATTGACCTGCCAGATTAAGTTGGTACCGGACGACAAGCGGGGCTTCGATCTCATAAGCT ACAATAGAACGTACCACTTCCAAGCGGAGGACGAGGCGGATCAGCGCGCGTGGATGTCGGTTCTCGTAAACTGCAAGGAACGCGCCCTGCTACGAGCGTTCGACGCGAGCGGCAAGGCGGAGGCCGGCACCGGCAATCCCAGCCTCGTGGAATTGCAACAGGCAGTTATACGATGCGTTATGCGACTACCCGGAAACGATCAGTGCTGTGATTGCTCCTCGCAGAACG ACGCCACGTGGCTGTCGACGAACTTCGGTATAATAGTCTGCATAGAGTGCAGTGGCATCCACCGGGACTTGGGCGTGCACATATCGCGAATACAATCCTTGACGCTGGATAACGTCGGCACCGCTCAGTTATTGCTAGCAAGGCACATGACGAATCAGGCGTTCAATGAAGTGATGGAAGCGACACTGCGACACAATCTCAAGCCGTCACCGACGTCGACGAT GGAAGAAAGGTACGAGTTTATACGCGCCAAATACGTGGACAAGAGATACGTTATGAATACGTGCGCGGATGAGCGCGATCTCCTTTCCGATCTGGAGCACGCCGTTAACAATCGCGACCTGCAGCAGCTTCTGCAGGTTTACGCCGAAAACGTGGACCTGGCCGCGCCCCTACCGACATCG GACGTAAATGAAACTGCGTTACACTTGGCTATTTTACGCGAAATGGGTAGTAGCCTGCACATCGTGGACTTTCTGGTACAAAATATGCCGAGCGGCGGTATCGACAAGACGACTATTGACGGGGAAACTGCACTACATCTTTCCGCGCGGCACGACAGAGCGGAAGCGATGAAGCTGCTTCTACGAGCGGGCGCGGACCCTTCGCAACGAAACAAGCAGGATAAGACACCACTAGATATTGCACAGGAAATGGGACATCACACTTGTAAAGAATTG CTGAGCCACGCTCTTCAGAGGCAAAAAACTTTATTCGACAACGTTAATATCGACTGGAATCTTTCTCACGACGAGGGTTCCACGGACTTCTCCGACGACGAAACGATAATAGAAGATAGA aatgGATGTCTGACGCCTGAGAAAAAGTCACGTAGCAGGCCACCGTCGTACGCCGGAGGTGGCGGGACGGGATCGGGCGACTCACCTGTGACATTGCGCAGTCGAAGCAGCACTTGCGACAGCTTGCAAAGCGGATCATCCCCGAGCGCTTCGACGAACCGTCAACAAATGCctccgccaccaccgccgcaAGGAAGAAAACCTGTAGCTG TGCCCACTCCCATGGCGCCAGACATCTCAATGAACATCCACGGCTCGTTAAAGAAGCGGgtcgcgccgccgccgccgcccggagGAAATTCCAGCGTTCTGCCGTCGTCGCACTACG GTATGGACAAAATGAACAGCTCGACGCTGCAAAGGCCCCGAAACCCACCGCCCCCGGCTCCATCCGGTGTCACGACTAGGCTAAGCAACGGACGCAGCAGCGAATCCCTGAGTTCTATGTGTTCGGATCATGGTCTTAGCAACCCTATTCCGCCGCCGCGAAAG CGAAGGGACCGGTCCAGGCTAGAGAGCTACGCCGAGGAGCCTTCATCTTTGCTCCCAAATCTGAATCTG CCGACGTCGTCGACTTTGAGCGGACTACGACGCTGCCGAGCCCTGTACGATTGCGAGGCCGACAACGAGGACGAGCTGTCGTTTCGCGAGGGTGAGGTCATCATCGTAACGAACGAACAAACCGACGACGACAACTGGATGGAAGGCGCCCTGGAAAGGGCGCCGGAACGCCGGGGCATGTTCCCTATCAGCTTCGTACACATGCTGCAAGATTAA